TGCTTCATGCAAATGAATTACCTTTGCGACACGTATTTCAACATTTTGATGGAAAAACAAGTGGACCGAATTCATTTTCAGGTACAATCGGAAAACAACTTCAGGGCGTTGAACACTTGCCTGttgttaatttcaataaaattgagtGTGATTTAGTACAAGTCACATGCAGAGACAATTTGAGTAAAGATCAAAAATATCTTTACGACATTGGGCAAGCTATTCATTTAGGTAATTGTTCATCTGATCTGTCTCTGCGAGATCCAGGAAAACTCTCCCACGCGCGTTGGCTCACTCTAGGAAACAGAACGTTGAGATTATACATATCAAGTGAAGACCCTTCTGAAAACTTAGTTCACATAGTTACATTTATAATGAAAGTGTATTTACCTATGtggtttcaaataaaactgaacGATTCAATTGCAGATGGTGCGAGACATGTCTTCACTATGATTAAAAATTCTCGGTACTTACCAGAACATCTTCTGAGAGTAGTTGATCCTGTGATACAACCCAATGCTTATTTCGCGCATCctgaaaatttgcttttatctATGGTCACAGATGAAAATCGGAATGTACGTAAGATTGGGGTACAAAGGATTTTAAAAGCCAGAGAGACAACTTCTACTGCGAAGAATTCGGTGCGCTCATTCATTTTGCCAAAACTGAACTTTAATGCCACTAATTACTATGAAATGATCGACTGGTCTTCTACAATACTATCACCTCCTCCAGTACTAAGAAATGTCTTAAATGCAGATCTGTTATCTTCCATTGATAACCAACCATCTATCTCTCAATGGAACTTGTCAAGCTTTCCATGCCACACTCAAGCGGTAGAGCGAACTGTTAAGCTTGTCACTGAAGCGTCGAACAAGGTATGTGGTTATCAAAATAGGGATGGTCACATACGGTCAACTTTATTTTCTCGTTCTAGTTTGCCTAAATTTGATCACAAATCCCAGTTTGTAATTAACGCATAAAGAGAGTTCACTGTACAAATCTTCACgatcgtaaatttttttaatgatagtagcaaacaaaaaatttaaaaaacaaaaaaaaaatatttaatataaaaaaacaaaaaaaacataaaatattaaaaaaaacaaaaaaaaaattataaaatataaaaaaaaaacaaaaaaaaacataaaatattaaaaaaaaacaaaacaaaattataaaatataaaaaaaaaaaaaaaaaaaaagtgggatCAGATTTTTCACCACGTCCTCGTCGTTGATCCTGGGGAAAGCTAAGCGTGAAAAGCCTTATAGAATGCATGAATAAACTGTTTAAATACAAACTAATCcttataaacaattaaatttaaacataataataagtaaaactttggaaaacgacatttaaaacataattctaaaaaaattaggaaatatgcatttttcgacaaaattttcaaaactttaaatgagttGCGCGAACAGAAGATATTGac
The Anastrepha ludens isolate Willacy chromosome X, idAnaLude1.1, whole genome shotgun sequence DNA segment above includes these coding regions:
- the LOC128869586 gene encoding uncharacterized protein LOC128869586, translated to MRINLPETAVISDRFGVSERATAAIATSVLKDLQIVTDTDLTFVIDKNKIRREKSKIRKALQQEPKTMSEALTSLYFDGRKDETLYQEEVGSKRYRKTRKEEHVSIIMEPGSQYITHVTPISDTSKGITESMISHLNEMEFDFRELLLVGCDGTATNTGWRGGIIRRIELYLNRPIQWNICLLHANELPLRHVFQHFDGKTSGPNSFSGTIGKQLQGVEHLPVVNFNKIECDLVQVTCRDNLSKDQKYLYDIGQAIHLGNCSSDLSLRDPGKLSHARWLTLGNRTLRLYISSEDPSENLVHIVTFIMKVYLPMWFQIKLNDSIADGARHVFTMIKNSRYLPEHLLRVVDPVIQPNAYFAHPENLLLSMVTDENRNVRKIGVQRILKARETTSTAKNSVRSFILPKLNFNATNYYEMIDWSSTILSPPPVLRNVLNADLLSSIDNQPSISQWNLSSFPCHTQAVERTVKLVTEASNKFA